TCCCTCTTTCCCACGTGAACGGGTACCCTACTAATGGTAAATCCGAGAGTCCACTACACATTACCGCTTGCCTAAATCCAGTGTACAACCATTGTGGATGTTCATGCTTTAATTTCTTATCATCTGGGCTCAAGAGATCATTAGAATCGCCAATAATGCACCAGGGCAGAGTAGATTGAGTACTGAGAGAGCAGAGTAAAGCCCAAGACTCCGGTCTCTTTCCCTTTTCAAGGAATCCATAGAAGCCTGTAAGGCGCCATCTTGAGATGTTATCCGAATCAACTTCTATATGTATATGGTTACGAGAGAATCCTGTTATATTACAATCCACTGTTTGTTTCCATAAAACTGCTAGACCGCCACTTCGACCAAACCTATCCACGGAGAAAGCACCAGCAAATCTTACCTTCACCCTTATTTCTTCAATCTTCACAGCATGCACTAATGTTTCAGATGAGAACACCAATCGGCCTTGTGAGATTTAATAAGCTCTCAAAAGATTGGAACTGCACGAGGATGGCCAAGGCCTCGGCAGTTCCAACTCAGGATATCCATCTTTCTCGACGAGCCTGGTGTTCCAGGCCTGCCTTTAAAAAATGGTCACTTGGGAGCTTTGGGTGATTAGGAAGCTTATCAATCTCGTCTTGCGCAGAATTGGAGGATTCCATGTCCATAATTTTAACTTGGGCTTCTTACAGCAGCCCATCTCGTCTCCTCTTCTTATCATCATGCATGGTCAGTTCTATATTTTCATCTTCTTGATTGCCTACAATCTCGGGTGCATTGATTTCCTCATTATCCGAAATGATATTCAAATTGGCAACCACCAATTGAGTTCCTGAATGATGGGGAGTCAAATCTTTGGATATCCCTTGATCTTCCCTGAGATTTCAGCCCATTTTCCAATTATTAAAACTTTCTTCCATTGTGTTTTTACTGTTACTTGAGACGTTCTCATCCCGTAGCCACTGTAGAGTcta
This window of the Primulina tabacum isolate GXHZ01 chromosome 12, ASM2559414v2, whole genome shotgun sequence genome carries:
- the LOC142520177 gene encoding uncharacterized protein LOC142520177 is translated as MDMESSNSAQDEIDKLPNHPKLPSRLVFSSETLVHAVKIEEIRVKVRFAGAFSVDRFGRSGGLAVLWKQTVDCNITGFSRNHIHIEVDSDNISRWRLTGFYGFLEKGKRPESWALLCSLSTQSTLPWCIIGDSNDLLSPDDKKLKHEHPQWLYTGFRQAVMCSGLSDLPLVGYPFTWERGKGTTTAVEERLDRALATSSWMKKFPTAQLHNLCASVSDHSPILINTTPRMQMGRARDFMFENKWLKETDLQSFITSI